The Cyclobacteriaceae bacterium DNA segment CAAAAAATCGGTGCGTTCCGGCCAGTCCATCAATTATAAATTCCAATACCTCCAGGTTGATGATTAAAAACCCGGCATAAATGAAAAAATGCAGCACTGCTGGAATAAACCGCTTGAACATCTTCTTCTGTCCGAAAGCGATGAGCAACACATTTTTCCACCGTGCAGAAGAGTCGCTTGTTAACGGGGTTTGCTTGCCCAGTTGGATACCTCTTTTAATCCCGCCAATCCGTCTTGCAATAAAGAAGGAGAAGCCCAGCAGAACGATCGCAAATACTACCTGTTGAATCATACGTGATAGTTAATTCTGAAAATGCTCAAATCCAAAAATACACCGGGGTTTTGCACCGAATGTAAATTTACATACTTTTGTGCCCCTGATTTACCCTCAGGATTGTTCATTTTACTGGTGACGTAGCTCAGTTGGTAGAGCAAAGGACTGAAAATCCTTGTGTCGGGGGTTCAATTCCCTCCGTCACCACTTAATAAACCTCAGTTAGCATGCTGGGGTTTTTTTGTTTATACCCAAATTGAAGGCCAGCCATGCTTGACCGCTCCGTCAATGAAGTTACCGCACGCATTGCGACCACCTACCTGGCCGAGGGACTGATTGCTGCCGTTATTGTAATTGCCTTCCTGTACTTTGCCCACATTTATAAAAGGCTCTACCTGAAAACGTGGGCATTAAGCTTTGGCAGTTTTGCCGTATCTGTTTTTTCCGTAGGGCTAACGACACTGTACAACGCTCAACTAACTGAGGGGTTTAAACTGGCTTCCTCTTTCGTGGCCCAGGCAGGCATTTTCCTACACGCTTTTTTTCTACTGATTGGTCTTTTTGAGCTTTTTCGGGGCACTGCCTTCCGGCTAAAATTTCTGATGGGTTGGGCGGCTGTCGTTGTGGGGCTAAGTTTCTTAACCATTTGGGTTTTTCATGATGCTGATGGTGTTCAGGGTTCGTTGAATCGTTATGTGTTACGTATTGGGACGCGATACCTCGTTATAGCATTTAGTTTTTTATGCGCGGGCATATTGGCGTGGCGAAGTCCGCTGTTTAAAAAAGGGATTGGTCAACGCTTGCTGATTGTGGCATTCCTGCTTTATGGAGTTACGTATTGTTATTATTTCACCGTTGTGATCTTCAACTACTTTGGGGGTACTTTCAGTTTTCCGTTTTTCTTTGGCATGGTTGAACTTTTGCTCATTACCCTGTCAGGATTGGGCATGGTGCTTTGGTTGCTGGAAGATGAGCGCGACCGGCTTAGTAAAATCAATTCAGAATTGGACAGCTTTCTGTATAGCACCTCGCACGATTTGCGATCGCCCATTGCATCTATTCTTGGCATTACCAACGTGGCAAAGCTTGAGCTCACGGATGAAACTGCACTTCGATACATGACCATGATCGAAGAGCGCATTAAAAAGCTCGACCTGGTTATCAGTGATATTCTCAAACTTTCGCGAAGTAAAAAGCTTGATCTTAAAATTGAATCCATTCGCTTTGATGATTTATTAAAGGACACAATAGCCGATGTGAAGTTCAACCACAATGCCCCAGACATCTCACTGCGTTATACGGAGAAAACGGATGATCACTTTGTCTCTGATTACATTCAGATGAAAATCGTTTTGAGTAACCTCATTGCTAATTCAGTGAAGTATCACAACATCAACCAGGAAAATCCATTTATTCATGTTGCCTTTCAGCGCACCGGAAAAAATGTTCGCATTGAAGTTGAGGACAACGGCAGGGGGATTCCAAAAGAAGCGCTTCCAAAAATTTTCGATATGTTTTACCGTGCCGAAACAGGTGTAGAGGGTACAGGCCTTGGTCTTTACATTGTGAAAGAAGCCTTAGCAAAAATCAACGGAAAAATTGAGGTAAAATCGGAGTAT contains these protein-coding regions:
- a CDS encoding HAMP domain-containing sensor histidine kinase, which produces MLDRSVNEVTARIATTYLAEGLIAAVIVIAFLYFAHIYKRLYLKTWALSFGSFAVSVFSVGLTTLYNAQLTEGFKLASSFVAQAGIFLHAFFLLIGLFELFRGTAFRLKFLMGWAAVVVGLSFLTIWVFHDADGVQGSLNRYVLRIGTRYLVIAFSFLCAGILAWRSPLFKKGIGQRLLIVAFLLYGVTYCYYFTVVIFNYFGGTFSFPFFFGMVELLLITLSGLGMVLWLLEDERDRLSKINSELDSFLYSTSHDLRSPIASILGITNVAKLELTDETALRYMTMIEERIKKLDLVISDILKLSRSKKLDLKIESIRFDDLLKDTIADVKFNHNAPDISLRYTEKTDDHFVSDYIQMKIVLSNLIANSVKYHNINQENPFIHVAFQRTGKNVRIEVEDNGRGIPKEALPKIFDMFYRAETGVEGTGLGLYIVKEALAKINGKIEVKSEYGAGSTFTITLLDA